One genomic segment of Desulfocapsa sulfexigens DSM 10523 includes these proteins:
- the serC gene encoding 3-phosphoserine/phosphohydroxythreonine transaminase, giving the protein MVDRVYNFSPGPGTLPVEVLQQASKDVLNFKETGIGLIEMSHRSKEFMAVADTTESMLRELMEIPDNYKVLFLQGGASSQFFMIPMNLLGDGKKATYLNTGTWSKKAIKEARLFGDIEVAFSSEEQTFNRVPTQDEYSVDSASEYLYFVSNNTIYGTQFSSFPETDKVLISDMSSDILSRKIDVSKFGLIFAGAQKNMGPAGVTIVIIREDLLDKTPKNTPTMLTYKTHADKGSMFNTPPCFPIYVVGEVLKWLKKKGGIEAIEQINIEKAGLLYDCIDGTEYYRGHAEKASRSLMNISFNLPNADLEAKFIAEATEVGLNGLKGHRSIGGCRASIYNAFPREGVVKLVEFMKKFEADNPA; this is encoded by the coding sequence ATGGTTGATCGCGTGTATAATTTCAGTCCTGGTCCCGGAACGCTTCCCGTTGAAGTACTTCAGCAGGCCTCAAAGGATGTCCTTAATTTTAAAGAAACCGGTATCGGCCTCATCGAAATGAGTCACCGTTCCAAAGAGTTTATGGCAGTTGCTGACACTACCGAAAGCATGCTCCGTGAGCTTATGGAAATTCCGGACAACTATAAGGTTCTTTTTCTTCAGGGGGGAGCTTCAAGCCAGTTTTTCATGATCCCCATGAACCTTCTTGGCGATGGTAAGAAAGCGACCTATCTGAATACCGGAACGTGGTCCAAAAAAGCTATAAAAGAGGCCAGGTTGTTTGGTGATATTGAAGTAGCCTTTTCAAGTGAAGAGCAGACCTTCAACAGAGTGCCAACACAAGATGAGTACAGTGTCGACAGCGCATCTGAGTATCTCTATTTTGTTTCAAACAATACCATCTACGGAACCCAGTTTTCTTCATTTCCCGAGACGGATAAAGTGTTGATATCAGATATGTCTTCAGATATTTTATCCCGAAAGATAGACGTCTCTAAATTTGGGCTTATTTTTGCTGGTGCGCAAAAGAATATGGGACCTGCTGGTGTTACAATTGTTATTATCAGGGAGGATCTCCTTGATAAGACTCCCAAAAACACTCCCACCATGCTCACATACAAAACCCATGCTGACAAAGGGTCTATGTTTAACACACCACCCTGCTTTCCTATTTATGTTGTTGGTGAAGTGTTGAAATGGTTGAAAAAGAAAGGTGGCATAGAGGCCATTGAGCAAATCAATATCGAAAAAGCCGGTCTCCTCTACGATTGCATTGATGGTACAGAATATTACAGAGGCCATGCTGAGAAAGCCTCACGTTCTTTGATGAACATCTCCTTTAACCTGCCAAATGCTGATCTTGAGGCCAAATTTATAGCTGAAGCCACAGAGGTTGGATTGAATGGACTTAAGGGACATCGTTCCATCGGTGGTTGTCGTGCCTCCATTTACAATGCATTTCCCAGGGAAGGTGTAGTAAAGCTAGTTGAATTTATGAAAAAATTTGAAGCTGACAACCCTGCCTGA
- a CDS encoding radical SAM protein, whose product MNYDGDIIRPPSEANSIILQVTVGCSHNRCTFCGAYKEKKFRIRSQEEVLDNIAFAARYCGKQKRVFLADGDVLILSQKRLVALFELIRENLPQVNRIALYGNAKAIRAKTVDELKELKRLGLHRIYMGLESGANEVLAAVKKDETDKSMALAACRAKKAGVFLSVTVLLGLGGVQNSLHHARETARVLSLMEPKQIAALCLMPLSNTDLGRQYQEGTFELPDSTGILLELQELLLNITCYPVQFMANHASNYLPLSGRLPRDREAMLNSVKMALLGNQPLVPERFRAL is encoded by the coding sequence ATGAATTACGATGGAGACATTATTCGTCCGCCCAGTGAGGCCAATTCTATCATCCTCCAGGTGACCGTAGGCTGTTCTCACAACCGCTGCACATTCTGTGGTGCCTACAAAGAGAAGAAGTTTCGCATTCGCAGTCAAGAGGAAGTTCTTGATAACATTGCTTTTGCTGCCCGCTATTGTGGAAAGCAAAAGCGTGTTTTTCTCGCAGATGGTGACGTGCTTATCCTGTCTCAGAAGAGGTTGGTGGCACTTTTTGAACTTATCAGGGAAAACCTTCCCCAGGTGAACCGCATCGCCCTTTATGGAAACGCAAAGGCCATTCGGGCAAAGACGGTCGACGAACTCAAAGAGCTGAAGAGACTTGGTTTGCATCGAATTTATATGGGACTTGAAAGTGGTGCCAATGAAGTACTTGCTGCAGTAAAAAAAGATGAGACTGACAAGTCCATGGCTCTTGCTGCCTGTCGTGCGAAAAAGGCTGGTGTTTTTCTTTCAGTTACTGTCCTCCTGGGCCTAGGTGGGGTGCAAAACAGTCTGCACCATGCCAGGGAAACAGCAAGGGTCCTCAGTCTTATGGAACCTAAACAAATTGCGGCACTCTGTTTGATGCCGCTGAGCAATACAGATCTTGGAAGACAGTACCAGGAAGGTACGTTCGAATTGCCGGACTCAACCGGAATACTTCTTGAACTACAGGAATTACTACTGAATATAACATGTTATCCCGTGCAGTTTATGGCTAATCATGCATCTAACTACCTCCCTCTTTCCGGCCGTCTTCCTCGTGATCGTGAGGCCATGCTGAATAGTGTTAAAATGGCCCTGCTTGGGAATCAGCCACTTGTTCCTGAAAGATTTCGGGCCTTATAA
- the rlmN gene encoding 23S rRNA (adenine(2503)-C(2))-methyltransferase RlmN, translating into MNPKTDLRNLTQDELVCYVESLGQPAFRARQIMSWLYRPGITDFSQMTDLAKDFRRLLAENARISQFQDPLIQQSQDGCVKFGFTLDDGKLIESVLIPEPDRNTLCVSSQVGCAMNCSFCLTATMGFTRNLTPSEIVNQVCAAGDFLRNAPKSKRIGPDRVTNLVFMGMGEPLNNLDNLIKAISILTEQRGLDMTNRRITVSTCGIVSKMLELGEKTDVNLAISLHAVDDTTRNSLMPVNNRYSLEELLQACRDYPMAKRKRIMFEYILLHGINDSDENAYELARILRDIPCKINLLPYNESPGLPYKSPSRNRVFAFQKIVRDKGYSVFIRTSRGEDISAACGQLAKQKENEVQDA; encoded by the coding sequence ATGAATCCTAAAACTGATTTAAGAAATCTGACCCAGGACGAACTTGTCTGTTACGTGGAATCTTTGGGCCAGCCTGCCTTTCGTGCCAGGCAAATCATGTCCTGGCTGTATCGTCCTGGCATCACAGACTTTTCCCAGATGACCGATCTTGCAAAAGACTTCCGCCGGTTGCTCGCAGAAAACGCAAGAATATCTCAATTTCAAGATCCTCTTATTCAACAATCTCAGGACGGTTGTGTGAAGTTCGGATTCACACTTGATGATGGGAAGCTTATAGAATCAGTCCTTATTCCGGAACCCGACCGCAACACTCTTTGTGTTTCCTCGCAGGTTGGTTGCGCCATGAATTGCTCTTTCTGTCTTACCGCAACAATGGGATTTACTCGCAACCTTACGCCCTCTGAAATTGTTAATCAGGTGTGTGCTGCCGGTGATTTCCTGAGGAACGCCCCGAAGTCAAAACGTATAGGACCAGATCGGGTTACAAATCTCGTGTTCATGGGAATGGGAGAGCCACTAAATAATCTGGACAATCTTATCAAGGCCATATCTATTCTTACAGAACAGCGTGGCCTTGATATGACCAACAGGCGCATTACTGTTTCGACTTGTGGAATCGTAAGTAAGATGCTCGAACTCGGTGAGAAAACAGATGTAAATCTCGCCATATCTCTCCATGCTGTCGATGATACGACCAGGAATAGCCTCATGCCGGTCAACAATCGCTACTCTCTGGAGGAGTTACTACAGGCCTGTCGCGACTATCCAATGGCTAAACGGAAACGGATAATGTTTGAATATATTCTGTTGCATGGGATTAACGACTCCGATGAAAATGCCTACGAACTAGCTAGGATTCTCCGTGACATCCCCTGTAAAATCAATTTGCTTCCATATAATGAATCTCCTGGCCTTCCCTACAAAAGCCCATCCAGAAATAGGGTGTTTGCCTTCCAGAAAATTGTAAGGGACAAGGGCTATTCAGTTTTTATTCGCACAAGCCGCGGTGAAGATATTTCTGCTGCATGTGGTCAACTTGCCAAACAAAAAGAGAACGAGGTACAGGATGCCTGA
- a CDS encoding SagB/ThcOx family dehydrogenase translates to MPELETCTGYQYLRDTFYNRETIKQFKRPAIAEVNTFKKYPDSKRIELPRNWNLKEARITPLLQSRRSLRKYSTEPVTFEELAFMLWASQGITAKSGSYTFRTAPSGGALYPIETYLSIKNVTDLEPGLYHFDVENFALNILSETECAEAVATACLNQKFMAQSAVTFLWTAVFRRCMSKYGNRGVRYLLLDAGHVCQNLLLAAEATENGGCPVAAFYDDEVNELLGVNPAEESILYAAAIGKRIPVKGQCSL, encoded by the coding sequence ATGCCTGAACTTGAAACATGTACTGGATATCAATATCTGCGTGATACTTTCTATAATCGTGAAACGATAAAACAGTTCAAACGCCCAGCTATTGCTGAGGTCAACACCTTTAAGAAATATCCTGACTCAAAAAGAATCGAATTACCCAGGAACTGGAACCTCAAGGAAGCCCGTATCACTCCCTTGCTCCAAAGCAGACGTTCCCTTCGTAAGTATTCAACAGAACCTGTAACCTTTGAGGAGCTGGCGTTCATGCTTTGGGCCAGCCAGGGTATCACTGCCAAATCAGGAAGCTATACGTTTCGGACAGCACCTTCAGGAGGTGCGCTCTATCCCATTGAAACCTATTTGAGCATTAAAAATGTAACAGATCTTGAACCCGGCTTATACCATTTTGATGTGGAAAATTTTGCACTGAATATTCTGAGTGAAACGGAGTGTGCCGAAGCAGTGGCAACGGCCTGTTTAAATCAGAAATTTATGGCACAATCAGCGGTGACCTTTCTCTGGACTGCTGTTTTTAGAAGGTGTATGAGTAAATATGGAAATCGTGGCGTACGCTATCTGCTACTTGATGCAGGGCACGTCTGTCAAAATCTACTCCTGGCGGCCGAAGCAACCGAGAATGGCGGTTGTCCCGTTGCTGCTTTTTACGACGATGAGGTGAATGAGTTACTGGGTGTCAATCCTGCCGAGGAGTCCATTCTTTATGCTGCCGCAATTGGAAAAAGGATTCCAGTTAAAGGACAATGCAGTCTGTAG
- a CDS encoding 2-oxoacid:acceptor oxidoreductase family protein, with protein sequence MGSNVMKNDERYEIRFSGSGGQGIITAAVVMADGVGAFDNKHVCQTQSYGPEARGGKSKAEVVISGSPIDYPKALRVDLLLAMTQTACDAYFSDIKADGLLVVDSGLVKQLPTSRSVSIPFTQIAREQIGRELVANMVALGAVGYLSGQVSLDGLEKALLSRVPKGTEKMNSDALHAGIEEAKKIDLNLLPKSVLSEWEDEL encoded by the coding sequence ATGGGATCAAACGTTATGAAGAATGATGAACGATACGAAATCAGATTTAGCGGATCCGGAGGTCAGGGGATAATAACTGCAGCCGTGGTGATGGCCGATGGAGTAGGGGCCTTTGACAACAAGCATGTCTGTCAAACTCAAAGCTATGGCCCTGAGGCCCGTGGCGGTAAAAGTAAAGCTGAAGTTGTTATCTCAGGATCACCTATTGATTATCCAAAGGCACTGCGGGTTGACCTGCTCCTGGCCATGACCCAGACGGCTTGTGATGCCTATTTCTCGGATATTAAGGCTGATGGATTACTGGTGGTCGATTCCGGCCTTGTCAAACAACTGCCCACCAGTCGTTCGGTCTCAATTCCATTTACCCAGATTGCCAGGGAACAGATTGGCAGAGAGTTGGTTGCAAATATGGTGGCACTTGGAGCCGTTGGTTATCTCAGCGGTCAGGTTTCTCTTGATGGCCTGGAAAAGGCTCTACTTTCACGTGTTCCCAAGGGTACTGAAAAAATGAATTCAGATGCTCTTCATGCCGGTATTGAGGAGGCAAAAAAAATCGACCTCAATCTTTTACCAAAATCTGTACTCTCAGAATGGGAAGACGAACTTTAA
- a CDS encoding 2-oxoacid:ferredoxin oxidoreductase subunit beta, whose product MLERAEIIRKEYLRHDKKFPHVWCPGCGNGIVMGALLRAIHSIGLSKDEVVLASGIGCSGRLPTYVDFNTIHTTHGRALTFATGIKLAKPELSVLTVMGDGDATAIGGNHFIHAARRNIDLTAIIINNATYGMTGGQYSPATPYGAKSTTSVYGHVEHAFNIAELAVAAGASFVARSTVYHASHLEQMIKKAIEKRGFSVMEIISNCHVQHGRRNKLGGAVEMINGFKERAVTIGKAEKMNPEELEGKITIGVLTDVEKPISTDEYRRIAAEAKEKADNITKAKEKNGIKRYEE is encoded by the coding sequence ATGCTTGAACGTGCTGAAATCATACGTAAAGAATATTTGCGACACGACAAAAAATTCCCTCATGTCTGGTGTCCCGGGTGTGGTAATGGAATTGTTATGGGTGCCTTGTTACGTGCTATTCACAGTATTGGCCTGAGTAAAGATGAGGTGGTGCTGGCATCTGGAATAGGATGTTCTGGCAGATTGCCAACCTATGTGGATTTTAATACCATCCATACCACCCATGGCCGTGCCCTTACATTTGCCACTGGAATAAAACTTGCCAAGCCAGAACTCAGTGTGCTCACCGTAATGGGAGATGGTGACGCAACCGCTATCGGTGGCAATCATTTTATCCATGCCGCGCGACGAAATATCGACCTCACTGCTATTATTATCAATAACGCGACCTACGGCATGACTGGTGGGCAGTACTCCCCGGCCACCCCTTATGGTGCCAAGTCGACAACGTCTGTTTATGGGCACGTGGAGCATGCGTTTAATATAGCAGAGCTTGCTGTTGCTGCCGGAGCATCTTTTGTCGCAAGAAGTACGGTTTATCACGCTAGCCATCTTGAGCAGATGATAAAAAAAGCCATAGAAAAACGTGGTTTTTCAGTGATGGAGATTATTTCTAATTGCCATGTGCAGCATGGGCGCAGAAATAAACTTGGCGGTGCTGTGGAGATGATTAATGGCTTCAAGGAACGTGCGGTAACCATTGGAAAAGCTGAGAAAATGAATCCAGAGGAACTGGAAGGAAAGATTACCATTGGAGTTCTCACCGACGTCGAAAAGCCAATCTCAACGGATGAATATCGACGCATTGCCGCTGAAGCCAAGGAAAAGGCAGACAATATCACTAAAGCGAAAGAGAAAAATGGGATCAAACGTTATGAAGAATGA
- a CDS encoding 2-oxoacid:acceptor oxidoreductase subunit alpha — protein sequence MELNNTQKKVLLQGNEAIVAGALAAGCRFFAGYPITPASEISEILSVKLPEFGGTFVQMEDEIASMGAVLGASLAGVKAMTATSGPGFSLIQENLGYGCITEVPCVIVNVMRGGPSTGLPTSPAQGDVQMARWGTHGDHPIIVLAVSSVADCFSVTVRAFNLSEKYRTPVIILSDEVVAHTRESVILPEPDQIRVFDRVKPDVPPEWYKPYADNNRSVPDMSSLGDGYRHHVTGLVHDEKGFPTQNPQEIKQFLTRIHKKISKGFQDIQITKNHHMEDAEVFVIAYGSVARSALRAVRDARKLGVKAGLVQLITLFPFPRKAVDTYLRQCRVAIVPEMNMGQMSREVGRVNQAGCRIVKHNRIDGQLITPEEILKHLTTV from the coding sequence ATGGAATTAAATAATACTCAGAAAAAAGTTCTCCTTCAGGGAAATGAAGCAATTGTTGCCGGGGCTCTGGCTGCTGGTTGTCGTTTCTTTGCTGGGTACCCTATTACACCAGCATCAGAGATAAGTGAGATCCTTTCGGTCAAATTACCGGAATTTGGTGGTACTTTTGTGCAAATGGAAGATGAAATTGCCTCCATGGGTGCTGTCCTTGGTGCCTCTCTTGCCGGAGTGAAGGCTATGACGGCCACAAGTGGCCCTGGATTTTCTCTTATTCAGGAGAATCTTGGCTATGGCTGTATCACCGAAGTTCCCTGTGTTATAGTAAATGTAATGCGTGGCGGGCCCAGTACAGGTCTTCCAACCAGCCCGGCCCAGGGCGATGTCCAGATGGCGAGATGGGGCACCCACGGTGACCACCCCATTATTGTTCTTGCCGTCTCTTCAGTTGCTGATTGTTTTTCGGTAACCGTAAGGGCCTTTAATCTTTCTGAAAAATATCGCACCCCGGTGATCATTCTTTCAGATGAGGTTGTGGCCCATACTCGTGAATCAGTGATACTTCCCGAGCCTGATCAGATTCGCGTTTTCGACAGAGTTAAACCCGATGTCCCGCCCGAGTGGTATAAGCCTTACGCCGATAACAACCGTAGTGTGCCTGATATGTCATCTTTAGGTGATGGCTACAGACATCACGTGACAGGTCTTGTTCATGATGAAAAAGGATTTCCGACCCAGAATCCTCAGGAAATCAAACAGTTTTTAACCAGAATTCATAAAAAGATCAGCAAGGGGTTCCAGGATATACAAATCACCAAAAACCACCATATGGAAGATGCTGAAGTTTTTGTTATCGCATACGGTTCTGTTGCCAGGTCAGCTCTCCGTGCTGTTCGTGACGCACGAAAGCTTGGGGTTAAGGCAGGGCTTGTACAGCTGATTACGCTTTTCCCGTTTCCACGAAAAGCTGTTGATACGTATCTTCGCCAATGCCGTGTTGCAATTGTTCCTGAAATGAATATGGGGCAGATGAGCAGAGAAGTAGGAAGGGTTAATCAGGCCGGATGTCGCATTGTGAAACATAATCGCATTGACGGTCAGCTGATAACCCCTGAAGAGATTCTTAAACATTTGACAACGGTATGA
- a CDS encoding 4Fe-4S dicluster domain-containing protein gives MVKDSKPRGKKEVKSPAAAKVKEKKLYNVLFFHNWCKSCGLCSALCAKQIIKTDELGLPYIDAMDSCIGCRFCEIHCPDFAITVTGRHPERRRSNGIK, from the coding sequence ATGGTTAAAGATTCCAAACCAAGAGGTAAAAAAGAGGTAAAATCTCCTGCCGCCGCCAAAGTAAAGGAAAAAAAGTTATACAATGTGCTCTTTTTTCACAACTGGTGCAAATCCTGTGGACTCTGCAGCGCTCTTTGCGCAAAACAGATCATTAAGACGGATGAGCTTGGGCTCCCATACATTGATGCAATGGACAGTTGCATAGGGTGCAGATTCTGCGAAATTCACTGCCCTGATTTTGCTATCACTGTGACGGGAAGACACCCTGAAAGGAGGCGCAGCAATGGAATTAAATAA
- a CDS encoding acetyl-CoA carboxylase biotin carboxylase subunit, whose amino-acid sequence MKTKILVANRGEIAIRLIRAIQELHYEAVAVYETPDKDSSHIRIANEAVWLGKGPRCDYLDIDKIIKAAKKTGAIAIHPGYGFLAENANFAKACEDEGIIFIGPSSEVVTNLGNKVIARKIMAEAGIPMVPGTDNLPHGDEGVKAAIAFADEFKYPIMLKATSGGGGRGIRLIESDAQMKSEIPVARAEALAAFNDASVYLEKVVVEPKHVEVQIMADHEGTTIHLGTRDCSIQRRNQKLIEIAPSMIGDKKLLDTICETAVKAAKAANYLNAGTVEFLIDKDFNYYFMEINTRVQVEHTVTEMVTGIDIVRTQIKLALGKKLSFSQNDVQLRGHAIEMRINAEDPKADFMPEGGKTVSVYRSPGGYGVRLDGFVYQGFTIPEVYDSLLVKMTVHGFSWNETVDRLRRCLQNFVISGPKTTIPFYLNIAKEPDFIAGNFDTSYLDKHPELFIYEDNANEASKLANLIAEIHHRGYNPYAA is encoded by the coding sequence TTGAAAACGAAAATATTAGTTGCCAATCGTGGTGAAATCGCCATTCGACTGATTCGCGCCATCCAGGAATTACATTATGAAGCGGTAGCTGTCTATGAGACGCCAGACAAGGACTCAAGTCATATTCGCATCGCCAACGAAGCTGTCTGGCTTGGAAAGGGACCACGCTGTGACTATCTTGACATTGACAAGATAATCAAAGCTGCCAAAAAAACCGGAGCCATAGCTATTCATCCAGGTTATGGATTTCTTGCCGAAAATGCAAACTTCGCCAAAGCCTGTGAAGATGAAGGTATTATCTTTATAGGTCCATCTTCAGAAGTTGTCACTAATTTAGGTAATAAGGTTATAGCAAGAAAGATTATGGCCGAAGCCGGTATCCCTATGGTACCTGGCACTGACAACCTTCCGCATGGTGACGAGGGTGTGAAGGCTGCCATAGCCTTTGCCGACGAATTCAAGTATCCAATCATGCTGAAGGCAACCTCTGGTGGTGGAGGACGTGGTATCAGGCTTATTGAGTCCGATGCCCAGATGAAGTCGGAAATCCCAGTTGCTCGAGCTGAAGCTCTTGCTGCCTTTAATGACGCATCGGTTTACCTTGAAAAGGTGGTTGTTGAACCCAAACATGTTGAAGTCCAGATCATGGCAGACCATGAAGGCACTACCATTCACCTCGGGACACGTGACTGTTCTATTCAACGAAGAAATCAAAAACTGATAGAGATTGCTCCCTCAATGATTGGTGACAAGAAACTTTTGGATACCATCTGTGAAACCGCTGTTAAAGCCGCCAAAGCCGCCAATTATCTTAATGCCGGCACTGTAGAGTTTCTTATAGATAAAGATTTCAATTATTATTTTATGGAGATCAACACCAGGGTACAGGTTGAACATACAGTAACGGAAATGGTCACCGGCATTGATATCGTTCGTACCCAGATCAAACTTGCTCTTGGTAAAAAACTTTCCTTTTCACAGAATGATGTACAGTTACGTGGCCATGCCATCGAAATGCGCATAAATGCGGAAGACCCTAAGGCGGATTTCATGCCAGAAGGTGGAAAGACGGTTTCTGTATATCGCTCACCTGGTGGTTATGGTGTTCGACTTGATGGATTTGTTTACCAGGGCTTCACCATTCCCGAAGTGTACGATTCATTGCTCGTCAAAATGACCGTTCATGGTTTCTCCTGGAATGAAACTGTGGACAGGCTGCGCCGTTGTCTTCAGAATTTTGTTATTTCTGGACCGAAAACAACCATTCCCTTCTATCTGAACATTGCCAAAGAGCCGGATTTTATAGCAGGGAATTTCGACACATCATATTTGGATAAACACCCTGAATTGTTCATATATGAAGACAACGCCAATGAGGCCAGCAAACTCGCAAACTTGATAGCAGAAATTCATCATCGTGGTTACAATCCATACGCTGCCTGA
- a CDS encoding biotin/lipoyl-containing protein, with protein MERIVQGTSPADVVKQLQNSDGYHITNTARDLSQSDFKNRILLHTDMMAAESRERAGYFSLEITGGASVHVDILRKQVDPFLKLEILREKMPTTMFQTLCRGVNLFGYRPYPQNVIRFTVREFAKYVDVWRTFDFMNYIPNMQAVFEEVAKAGKINEPCICFSTGPEHTDAYYLTKVQEILDVTGNDIVLCIKNHGGLGTPTRIGELVDSIRQKHPDLPIHYHGHNTDGNDVGRIVAAVQNGATIVDASDASFTGFYGPAPILTVIQTLKDLGHNPATINEDAVIETSEAIRDQRQYYEAFESQIKGFQPTVQIHKLPGGAMGSSLEQAVKGGFLDKMPDILHKELPRVQKELGNYWSVTPGSQILWTTAVSNVQGGERYGNPSGDLRNLLLGKYGPFPFYEPEEWIFEKVLGKDWKKVIEKEGGVEDIGDMDIEKEKETLTERIGGEPTDQQLVLYLQHPNDAVEFFKFEEKFGKVYVLPPSIFLHQGQFDPGETLTFTDHTGKEHMLEVGPSIVDEDGETNVYLNVDHHQRVYTFEAELPEGVTAKAAVISKEEIIALAKAGDMRASFSGNVCEIGVKEGQAVAAGDKLAVMEAMKMQTPINSVIDGIVTAISVKVGDSLQPGDKILKIDIDE; from the coding sequence ATGGAACGAATTGTACAAGGAACCTCACCGGCTGATGTGGTCAAACAATTACAGAATTCAGATGGTTATCATATCACCAATACTGCCCGTGATCTCTCTCAGTCTGATTTTAAAAATAGAATTCTTCTCCATACTGACATGATGGCGGCAGAATCGAGAGAACGAGCCGGATATTTTTCACTCGAGATTACAGGCGGGGCATCTGTTCATGTAGATATTCTCCGCAAACAGGTTGACCCGTTTCTCAAACTGGAAATTCTTCGTGAAAAAATGCCCACCACAATGTTTCAAACCCTGTGTCGTGGTGTGAATCTTTTTGGCTATCGTCCTTACCCTCAAAATGTCATTCGTTTTACAGTTAGAGAATTTGCAAAATACGTTGATGTCTGGCGTACTTTTGATTTCATGAACTATATTCCGAATATGCAGGCTGTTTTTGAGGAAGTTGCCAAGGCCGGAAAAATCAACGAGCCCTGTATATGCTTTTCCACAGGTCCTGAACATACCGACGCTTACTACCTGACAAAAGTTCAGGAAATCCTCGATGTAACCGGGAACGATATTGTTCTCTGTATTAAGAACCATGGAGGGTTGGGAACTCCTACACGTATTGGAGAACTTGTTGATTCCATTCGTCAAAAGCATCCTGACCTGCCAATTCATTATCATGGTCATAATACTGACGGTAATGATGTTGGGAGAATCGTGGCTGCTGTTCAGAATGGTGCTACAATCGTTGATGCCTCTGATGCATCCTTCACTGGTTTCTACGGACCAGCACCGATTCTCACAGTAATTCAGACCTTGAAGGATCTTGGTCATAATCCTGCGACCATAAACGAAGATGCAGTTATTGAAACCTCCGAGGCCATACGAGACCAACGACAGTACTACGAAGCCTTTGAGTCCCAGATTAAGGGGTTCCAGCCCACCGTTCAGATTCACAAGCTCCCCGGCGGTGCAATGGGATCCAGTCTTGAGCAGGCTGTCAAGGGTGGTTTCCTTGATAAGATGCCGGATATTTTGCACAAGGAACTTCCAAGAGTTCAGAAAGAATTAGGAAATTACTGGTCTGTAACCCCCGGTTCCCAAATTCTCTGGACAACAGCCGTTTCTAACGTACAGGGGGGGGAACGCTACGGAAATCCATCGGGTGACCTGAGAAATCTCCTTCTTGGGAAATATGGCCCATTTCCCTTCTACGAGCCTGAAGAATGGATTTTCGAGAAAGTGCTTGGAAAAGACTGGAAAAAAGTTATCGAAAAAGAAGGTGGTGTCGAAGATATCGGCGATATGGACATCGAGAAAGAGAAGGAAACTCTTACTGAGAGAATTGGTGGCGAACCCACTGATCAACAACTGGTTCTGTACCTGCAGCACCCCAATGACGCAGTAGAATTTTTCAAATTTGAAGAAAAATTCGGCAAAGTATACGTACTTCCTCCCTCAATATTCCTCCATCAGGGACAATTTGATCCTGGAGAGACACTTACCTTTACCGATCATACCGGAAAAGAGCACATGCTTGAGGTTGGTCCATCCATCGTAGATGAAGATGGTGAGACCAATGTTTATCTCAATGTTGATCACCACCAACGCGTATATACCTTTGAGGCTGAACTGCCTGAAGGTGTCACCGCTAAGGCTGCTGTTATCTCGAAAGAAGAAATAATCGCTCTTGCGAAAGCTGGTGATATGCGTGCTTCATTTTCCGGCAATGTTTGTGAAATCGGTGTAAAGGAAGGACAGGCTGTTGCTGCTGGTGATAAACTTGCTGTTATGGAAGCCATGAAAATGCAGACTCCTATTAACAGCGTAATAGATGGAATCGTAACTGCTATTTCAGTCAAGGTTGGTGATTCATTACAGCCTGGTGATAAAATATTGAAAATTGATATAGACGAATAG